In Leptospira saintgironsiae, one genomic interval encodes:
- the hpt gene encoding hypoxanthine phosphoribosyltransferase yields MKNNTSNFNNIPFQTLYSNEMITARVRELGLQIASDYIEKNPIFICVLRGGVYFFSDLTKAVPIPIELDFIQAKSYVGTESSGNVELIKDLDADISGRDVLIVEDIVDTGRTLKFLISHILSKKPKSLEIASLLFKEGGEAVGYPIKYVGWNIGKEFVIGYGLDYDGKFRNLPGVFLYSEE; encoded by the coding sequence ATGAAGAATAATACTTCAAATTTTAATAATATACCCTTCCAAACCTTATACAGTAACGAAATGATTACTGCAAGAGTCAGGGAACTGGGTTTACAGATTGCAAGCGACTATATAGAAAAAAATCCAATTTTTATATGTGTCTTAAGGGGAGGAGTTTATTTCTTCTCTGATCTAACCAAAGCTGTTCCTATTCCAATTGAATTAGATTTTATCCAAGCAAAATCATATGTCGGAACTGAATCTTCTGGAAACGTAGAATTGATCAAAGACCTGGATGCGGATATCTCAGGAAGAGATGTTTTAATTGTAGAAGATATCGTGGATACTGGCCGCACTCTCAAATTTTTAATCTCTCATATTCTTTCTAAAAAACCTAAATCTTTAGAAATTGCTTCTCTATTATTTAAAGAAGGTGGAGAAGCTGTAGGGTATCCAATCAAATACGTAGGTTGGAATATAGGAAAAGAATTCGTGATTGGTTATGGTTTAGACTATGACGGCAAATTTAGGAATCTACCTGGAGTATTCCTTTATTCAGAAGAATGA
- a CDS encoding quinone-dependent dihydroorotate dehydrogenase — translation MNSEWKQWVYEKTAKPFFLSIHPESAHYLAQNLLGLSKKLPFVFPVLESLMTYSSNRLKTKVAGIEFANPVGLGAGFDKTGELYPFLSRLGFGSIEIGTITGQGQLGNPKPRIFRYAEDEALINRMGFNNPGADAAEITIQKQKKNCIRGINVGKTKIVSEEDAVDDYVYSLKKLTAYADYAVINISSPNTPGLRNFQKKENFTKLMDGIKSGLGGKFPVPTFVKFAPDMEKEELKGLLELLPDTKLSGVILTNTTIDKSVLTRYPNVEKEGGVSGKPLRQRSTEFVRYAYSILKGSLPIIGVGGIDSGEAALEKILAGADLIQLYTGYVYNGPFLPVRILEYLDGVLKKTGARSISELVGKNNI, via the coding sequence ATGAATTCAGAATGGAAACAATGGGTTTATGAAAAAACCGCCAAACCTTTCTTCTTAAGTATTCATCCGGAATCCGCTCACTACTTAGCCCAAAATTTACTTGGGCTTTCTAAAAAACTTCCCTTCGTGTTTCCAGTTTTGGAATCACTCATGACATATTCCAGTAATCGTTTGAAAACAAAGGTCGCAGGAATTGAGTTCGCAAATCCAGTCGGATTAGGTGCAGGTTTTGATAAGACTGGAGAGTTGTATCCGTTTCTTTCCAGATTAGGTTTTGGTTCGATTGAGATCGGAACAATCACCGGTCAAGGGCAACTTGGAAATCCAAAGCCAAGAATTTTCAGATATGCGGAAGACGAAGCTTTAATCAATCGAATGGGATTTAATAATCCTGGCGCGGATGCTGCGGAAATAACAATTCAAAAACAAAAAAAGAACTGCATAAGAGGGATTAACGTAGGCAAAACGAAAATTGTCTCGGAAGAAGATGCAGTAGATGATTATGTATATTCCCTAAAAAAACTCACCGCCTACGCAGACTATGCTGTGATTAATATATCTTCTCCCAATACTCCTGGTTTGAGAAATTTCCAAAAGAAAGAAAATTTTACCAAGCTGATGGATGGTATCAAAAGTGGTTTAGGTGGAAAATTTCCCGTTCCTACTTTTGTAAAATTCGCTCCGGATATGGAAAAAGAAGAATTGAAGGGTTTGTTGGAACTCCTGCCAGATACAAAATTATCAGGTGTAATTCTTACTAACACTACTATAGACAAATCAGTATTAACAAGATATCCAAACGTAGAAAAAGAAGGTGGAGTTTCTGGAAAACCTCTTCGCCAAAGATCCACAGAGTTCGTAAGATATGCTTACTCCATCTTAAAAGGAAGCCTTCCTATCATCGGAGTTGGTGGTATCGACTCAGGAGAAGCTGCATTGGAAAAAATTTTAGCAGGCGCAGATCTGATCCAATTATATACAGGTTATGTATACAACGGACCTTTCCTACCTGTTAGAATATTAGAATATTTAGATGGAGTTCTGAAGAAAACAGGAGCGAGATCAATTAGCGAATTAGTGGGAAAGAATAATATCTAA
- a CDS encoding citrate synthase family protein: MAFSSKKPFLNADEAASALGVEVQTIYAYVSRGLLHSESGGNKDRSKRYRREDIEQLLLRREERSQPGKTAKAALSLGQPVLESSITLLGENSLFYRGKDVLELSENVSFEDIACLLWEAEETNPFESDWPVLSEECNKILKLLEGRPILDISRILLPFLEYEDAKAFRKDPKTFRKTSSSILRYLALFSSGKIESVGKISETLLSSWNSSRKKEDPNFSAKLKLLEAALILSADHELNVSSFTARCVASSEASLYQVVLAGLAALSGPKHGLLTEKAILLLSQASGNKKKDKQLLEEKLRSGENIPGFGHPLYKKGDPRGRKLIQMVERFFSDDPDVQLYLQFLKQIEELLEDYATIDAGLALVSKALKLPKGAGIGIFAIGRTSGWLAHAMEQYDSGNLIRPRAKYIGNLPQE; encoded by the coding sequence ATGGCTTTTTCTTCGAAAAAACCGTTCTTGAATGCGGATGAAGCTGCATCCGCCTTAGGAGTAGAAGTCCAAACCATATACGCATACGTTAGTCGCGGCTTATTACATTCCGAATCCGGAGGTAATAAAGACAGAAGTAAAAGGTATAGAAGAGAAGATATAGAACAATTATTGCTAAGAAGAGAAGAAAGGAGCCAACCTGGCAAAACAGCAAAGGCTGCTTTATCTTTAGGCCAACCTGTTTTAGAATCTTCTATCACTTTACTTGGTGAAAATTCTCTCTTTTACCGAGGAAAAGATGTTTTAGAACTTTCTGAAAACGTAAGTTTTGAGGATATAGCTTGTTTACTTTGGGAAGCAGAAGAAACAAATCCTTTTGAATCAGATTGGCCTGTATTATCTGAAGAATGTAATAAAATCTTAAAATTATTAGAAGGCCGTCCTATCTTAGATATTTCCAGAATATTACTTCCTTTTTTAGAATATGAAGATGCAAAAGCATTTAGAAAAGATCCCAAAACTTTCAGAAAAACTTCTTCTTCTATCTTAAGGTATCTTGCTCTATTCTCATCCGGCAAAATAGAATCAGTAGGAAAAATTTCAGAAACACTTTTGAGCAGCTGGAATTCTTCCAGAAAAAAAGAAGATCCTAATTTCTCTGCAAAACTTAAACTTTTAGAAGCAGCATTAATTCTTTCTGCTGATCATGAATTGAATGTTTCTTCCTTTACTGCAAGATGTGTTGCTTCTAGCGAAGCTTCTCTTTATCAAGTTGTGCTCGCAGGACTTGCTGCTTTGTCCGGTCCCAAACATGGATTACTTACGGAGAAGGCGATCCTTCTTCTTTCCCAAGCAAGCGGAAACAAAAAGAAAGATAAACAACTCTTAGAAGAAAAATTAAGGAGCGGGGAAAACATCCCAGGTTTTGGTCATCCTCTTTATAAAAAGGGAGATCCTAGAGGGAGAAAATTAATCCAGATGGTAGAAAGGTTTTTTTCAGATGATCCTGATGTACAACTCTATCTACAATTCTTAAAACAGATAGAAGAACTTCTGGAAGATTATGCAACGATTGATGCAGGACTTGCACTTGTTTCTAAAGCACTTAAATTACCAAAAGGTGCAGGCATTGGAATTTTCGCAATAGGTAGAACTTCTGGTTGGTTAGCTCACGCAATGGAACAATATGATTCGGGAAACCTGATCCGACCTAGAGCAAAGTATATCGGAAACCTTCCCCAAGAATAA
- a CDS encoding SixA phosphatase family protein, which produces MKEIHLIRHSKSDWSDTHLKDKERPLSKRGRKNARFLGKYVKKVSFVTDVALVSPSIRTSETWKILQGLQNITKDIKIISEIYEAEYSDLLRILRGLSSKINNVVLVGHNPGMEDLANYLLLGNDTDTLFEKFPTSSFISLVTDQKDWADLGRQSCRLKRFWIP; this is translated from the coding sequence TTGAAAGAGATTCATCTCATAAGACATTCTAAATCCGATTGGAGTGACACTCATTTAAAGGATAAGGAACGGCCTTTATCTAAGAGAGGTCGTAAAAACGCGCGATTTTTAGGAAAATATGTGAAGAAGGTTTCCTTTGTTACGGATGTCGCCCTTGTTTCGCCATCGATCAGAACTTCAGAAACTTGGAAGATATTACAAGGTCTTCAGAATATTACAAAGGACATTAAGATTATAAGTGAAATATATGAGGCAGAGTATTCTGACTTACTTAGGATCTTAAGAGGTCTATCTTCTAAAATTAATAATGTAGTTTTAGTAGGTCATAATCCTGGAATGGAAGACTTGGCAAATTATTTATTATTAGGAAATGATACGGATACTCTTTTCGAAAAATTTCCCACTTCTTCTTTTATTAGTTTAGTAACAGATCAAAAAGATTGGGCGGATCTAGGAAGGCAAAGTTGTCGGCTCAAAAGGTTTTGGATCCCATGA
- a CDS encoding DUF1569 domain-containing protein has translation MSDHNFSRKEFIQKAVVSGVLASSTTVFESCSNAPTGVKERGLQFSNFSEVNTELEKILLSKTIVPYGEWSPSQILLHCAQSIYYSIKGYPENKSEVFQNTLGKIAFWNFSRKGKMSHDLNAPIPGADVLQSGVSISDSVLELKKAISAFSNYNGEFAPHFAYGKLTKQEYELAHAMHIANHLDYVSIS, from the coding sequence ATGTCGGATCATAATTTTTCTAGAAAAGAATTCATTCAAAAAGCTGTTGTTTCAGGAGTTCTAGCAAGCTCTACAACTGTATTTGAATCCTGTTCTAATGCTCCAACAGGTGTAAAAGAAAGAGGACTTCAATTTTCTAATTTTTCAGAAGTGAATACAGAGTTAGAAAAAATACTTCTCTCTAAAACAATCGTTCCGTATGGAGAATGGAGTCCGAGCCAGATACTTCTTCATTGCGCTCAAAGTATTTATTATTCTATTAAAGGTTATCCTGAAAACAAATCCGAAGTTTTTCAAAATACTTTAGGTAAGATTGCTTTCTGGAATTTTTCCAGAAAAGGTAAGATGTCTCACGATTTAAATGCACCTATTCCTGGCGCAGATGTTTTACAATCTGGTGTTTCAATTTCAGATAGCGTTCTTGAGCTGAAAAAAGCGATCTCAGCATTCTCCAATTATAATGGAGAATTTGCTCCTCATTTTGCTTATGGAAAACTAACTAAACAAGAGTATGAACTCGCTCATGCAATGCATATAGCGAATCATTTAGATTACGTAAGTATTAGTTAA
- a CDS encoding citrate synthase/methylcitrate synthase produces the protein MLISEQEKEKNYSPGLEGIPAARTKLSQVDGKGGRLIIAGYPVEEFAGKAVFEETIFTLWNDRRPKPTEISLFSEELRSSRRFSKVIRTIIEEAVYANLPLIDILRIGSAALSLGSEKEDPKKDAMAVLSTFPLIVAWAYRLLKGQAPVLPRQDLDIAANFLYMLNGTDPDPRSVRALNTYLNTVCDHGLNASTFAARVIISTQSDMISAVTGGLGALKGPLHGGAPGPALDTVFEIGTKENAEKVLREKLKHNERLMGFGHRIYKVRDPRADVLAKAAKILYDNDEKREFYDLAMFVEKTALDLLKEYKPDRILQTNVEFYTALLLHGLGFPTEIFTPVFAMGRAAGWTAHCFEQMQERILRPDAIYTGEDGKLWN, from the coding sequence ATGTTAATCTCTGAACAGGAAAAAGAGAAAAATTATAGTCCGGGGTTAGAAGGAATACCTGCGGCAAGAACCAAACTTTCCCAGGTAGATGGAAAGGGAGGAAGGTTGATCATTGCAGGCTATCCTGTAGAAGAATTTGCAGGCAAAGCAGTCTTTGAAGAAACTATCTTCACTCTTTGGAATGATAGAAGACCAAAACCTACTGAAATAAGTTTGTTTTCTGAGGAACTCAGATCTTCTCGAAGATTTTCTAAAGTGATACGTACTATCATTGAAGAAGCAGTCTATGCAAATCTTCCTTTGATCGATATACTTCGGATTGGATCTGCTGCTCTTTCTTTAGGCTCTGAAAAAGAAGATCCGAAAAAGGATGCGATGGCTGTTCTTTCTACATTTCCTTTAATTGTTGCTTGGGCCTATCGTTTGTTGAAAGGGCAGGCTCCCGTTCTTCCTAGACAAGACTTAGATATTGCAGCCAACTTTTTGTACATGTTGAATGGCACCGATCCTGATCCAAGAAGTGTTCGTGCATTAAATACATATCTGAATACTGTATGCGATCACGGATTGAATGCTTCTACTTTTGCAGCAAGAGTGATCATATCTACTCAATCTGATATGATCTCTGCTGTCACCGGTGGACTTGGTGCATTAAAAGGACCTCTACATGGAGGAGCACCTGGACCTGCATTGGATACTGTTTTCGAGATAGGAACAAAAGAAAATGCGGAGAAGGTACTAAGAGAAAAATTAAAACATAACGAAAGATTAATGGGCTTTGGACATAGGATCTATAAAGTCAGAGATCCTCGTGCGGATGTTCTTGCAAAAGCAGCGAAAATTCTATACGACAACGATGAAAAAAGGGAATTTTATGATCTTGCAATGTTTGTGGAAAAAACTGCTTTAGATTTGCTGAAAGAATATAAACCGGATCGAATTCTGCAAACCAATGTAGAATTTTATACTGCGTTACTTCTTCATGGATTAGGATTTCCGACTGAGATTTTTACTCCGGTATTTGCAATGGGAAGAGCGGCGGGTTGGACTGCTCATTGTTTTGAACAAATGCAGGAAAGAATTTTAAGACCGGATGCGATCTATACAGGAGAGGACGGAAAACTTTGGAATTGA